The stretch of DNA TTCTACAGGCTCAAATTCTAAGTATTTAAGTTTGTCAAACGCCTTTTCGGGGCTAAGCTGGCCTGCGGCAACCGAATCTAGCAAACTACGCAGCGCGTCGGGTTGGGTCACTGTCTGTCTCTCTGTTAGCGAGATCTAGCCTAGCGCTAACGGCTTCAGGGTGGCATAGGTTCAACTACACTGAGCAGGCAATCTAGAGTCTACTGGTCGGGAGCGAGATACGGCTGTTCTACAGCTACAGATGTGACACTGGGTGCAGGCCCTTGCGCCCCTACCAAAAATTTCATGTAGATTGACTGTGGGGAATGGGAATTACCATTCTGGCGGGAAACATTCGGGGCAGCGCATGTCGATGAAACCTGCCCAGTCCCGAATTTCGGGTTCGCTGGGCAGGTCATTAGCATCTGCGGCAATAGTTTGGGTATAGAGTTCGCCAAAGCGATCGCAAACAAACAGACCTACTGGCAGCGGCTCCTCCACCGGCCCAATGTAGCGCCGTAGCACCCGACCTTCCCCATCGTGCAGCACTGGAAAGGGGACAGGAGCCTGCGCTAGCCAGTCTTGCAGGCGTTCGAGGGAACCGGATGAGATGGCAAGAATTTCAGTCTCGACACTCTGGTAACGCGAATACTGCCGGGCAAAGTCTAGTAATAGCTGACAGCACGCCGGACAGCTAAGCCCAGGAAAGAAAAAAATAACCAGATGCTTCCTTTGCTTGTACTGCCAAGACTGAACAGCACCGCTGCGGTTAACCGCAGGTAGCTCAAACGGAGGAATCAGATCTCTAGGGTTTAAGGCAGAGGACAAAGGGCAGAAGGGAGGATTAGCGGTCATAGGCAGTAATGGCTTTCCTACCTGCATACTATATGGCCCCAACGACCCCATGAATAACTAGGTCAAACTATCTGGCAACGTGCTGAGCAACGGGCTCAACCGGATTGGCTACGAAATGGTCGAGCAGCAGATCTGACGCGTGGACAGAGGCAACCCGCAGAACGATGAAAAACAGCCCGATGGCAACTAGCTCAAGCACAGTCAGTTGTCTAGGTCTTGAAGCAAACTTAGAGGTCTTCATAGGTCAGTGTGTCCTTGTTGCT from Pseudanabaena sp. FACHB-2040 encodes:
- a CDS encoding redoxin domain-containing protein, translated to MTANPPFCPLSSALNPRDLIPPFELPAVNRSGAVQSWQYKQRKHLVIFFFPGLSCPACCQLLLDFARQYSRYQSVETEILAISSGSLERLQDWLAQAPVPFPVLHDGEGRVLRRYIGPVEEPLPVGLFVCDRFGELYTQTIAADANDLPSEPEIRDWAGFIDMRCPECFPPEW